One Sulfuricurvum sp. DNA window includes the following coding sequences:
- a CDS encoding response regulator transcription factor, with translation MTKASLLLLEDDPNLSESVSEYLEEQGFNVVCVYDAPSAEDALYEHKFDLLLLDVNVPAGDGFSLLKANRKGGNTTPAIFITSRNAMSDVEEGFESGGDDYIRKPFALKELLLRIQTILKRNFYHNPTDAITLADGITYDSDNQVLTINGNLQNLQLKEHKLLKLFIQHRNELLSHEMIMEHLWDYDETPSDGSLRTYIKTLRKLLGKDSIVSHKRLGYQFR, from the coding sequence ATGACCAAAGCCTCTCTCCTCCTCCTCGAAGATGACCCGAACCTCTCGGAAAGTGTCAGCGAATATCTCGAAGAACAAGGCTTTAATGTCGTGTGCGTCTATGATGCACCTTCTGCTGAAGATGCTTTATACGAACACAAATTTGATTTATTGCTCCTCGATGTGAATGTCCCTGCGGGTGATGGTTTCTCCCTGCTAAAAGCAAATCGAAAAGGGGGAAACACCACCCCTGCGATTTTTATCACCTCACGCAATGCGATGAGTGATGTCGAAGAGGGTTTTGAGAGCGGAGGGGATGATTATATCCGCAAACCATTCGCACTCAAAGAGCTGTTGCTACGGATTCAAACCATTCTCAAACGCAATTTTTATCACAACCCTACCGATGCCATCACATTAGCCGATGGGATTACCTACGATAGTGATAATCAGGTGCTAACCATCAATGGAAATCTCCAGAATCTACAACTCAAAGAGCACAAGCTCCTCAAACTCTTTATCCAACATCGCAATGAACTACTATCTCATGAGATGATTATGGAGCATCTGTGGGATTATGATGAGACCCCAAGTGATGGAAGTCTGCGCACCTACATCAAAACGCTCCGCAAACTCCTCGGAAAGGATTCCATTGTCAGCCACAAGCGCCTCGGGTATCAATTTCGCTAA
- a CDS encoding Na+/H+ antiporter NhaC family protein — protein sequence MMLIERSGGVNGLVHELSIKRSIVKTKRGALMPSFIAGIIVFIESSITSLVAGAIGRPFCDRHGISRAKLAFVCDSTSAPVCSLIPLNGWGALLLGLIGGQISAGLIAGESATWLMQSIAFNFYAFMALIVTFIAIWYEIDIGPMRHATISTPEIECEDDRGDIGLFLWPMVWMIGGVILFMFITGNGDIFKGSGSTSIFYTLLITLLMMLGYYRFKNALTLSEFWEASLSGARTMTPIAMILLFAFAIGGVSSDMHVGQYLASFIGDYLPSEYLAGAIFVLAAIIAFATGTSWGTFSIMLPIAIPLAVGLDAPIALAMGAAISGGVFGDHCSPISDTTIISAMASGCSVQEHTRTQLPYALIAAGLSLILFILFGIALT from the coding sequence ATGATGCTGATAGAGCGTAGCGGTGGGGTGAATGGCTTAGTTCACGAATTGAGTATCAAACGCTCCATTGTCAAAACCAAAAGGGGAGCGCTGATGCCCAGCTTTATCGCCGGGATTATCGTATTTATCGAGTCATCCATCACTTCGCTCGTTGCAGGTGCCATCGGACGCCCTTTTTGTGATCGTCACGGAATTAGCCGTGCCAAGCTCGCTTTTGTTTGTGATTCAACCTCCGCTCCCGTATGTTCCCTTATCCCCTTAAATGGTTGGGGAGCATTGTTACTCGGGCTTATCGGAGGACAGATCTCCGCTGGTCTTATCGCGGGAGAGAGTGCCACATGGCTGATGCAATCCATTGCCTTTAATTTTTATGCCTTTATGGCTCTTATCGTCACTTTTATCGCTATATGGTATGAGATTGATATAGGTCCCATGCGCCATGCCACCATTAGTACCCCCGAAATTGAGTGTGAAGATGATAGAGGAGACATAGGGCTTTTTCTATGGCCGATGGTATGGATGATTGGTGGGGTCATTCTTTTTATGTTTATCACAGGAAACGGAGATATTTTCAAAGGTTCGGGTTCAACGTCTATCTTTTATACCTTACTGATTACATTACTTATGATGCTAGGATACTATCGTTTTAAAAATGCCCTCACATTATCAGAGTTTTGGGAAGCATCGTTGAGCGGTGCTCGCACCATGACCCCTATCGCAATGATTCTCCTATTTGCCTTTGCTATCGGCGGAGTGAGTTCGGATATGCACGTAGGTCAATACCTCGCCTCATTTATCGGTGACTATCTCCCCTCAGAATATCTCGCAGGAGCTATTTTTGTGCTCGCGGCGATTATCGCTTTTGCAACGGGAACCAGTTGGGGGACGTTTAGTATCATGCTCCCCATCGCGATTCCTCTCGCTGTCGGTCTCGATGCACCGATAGCACTAGCAATGGGAGCGGCGATATCGGGCGGTGTATTTGGCGACCACTGCTCCCCAATCTCTGATACCACCATTATCTCTGCCATGGCGAGCGGATGCAGCGTCCAAGAGCATACGCGAACGCAACTCCCCTATGCTCTGATTGCAGCCGGACTCTCACTCATATTATTTATTCTATTTGGAATCGCACTAACATGA
- a CDS encoding acyl-CoA acyltransferase — translation MSITIRKATEADAPFIAEALLESSRAGKKVGIFDYIFNTSDTPKLLEQLQKFCLTATKSYCHFSNFTIALSDGVIAGIICGYEPRIATHDIFARALEEVGIDESYHERIAGYLLCEPEIDNKTWVCDFMMVKPEFKSFELYKEIVGKSMLTARLKGYRKVQAMVEIGSIETEMIYKKLGFSVIDEKRSEYYEEQFDRPGIMRLQMTL, via the coding sequence ATGAGTATTACCATTCGTAAAGCAACAGAGGCAGACGCACCGTTTATCGCGGAAGCTCTTTTGGAAAGCTCTCGTGCCGGAAAAAAGGTAGGAATATTTGACTATATCTTTAATACCTCCGACACCCCCAAACTATTAGAACAGTTACAAAAGTTTTGTCTTACCGCTACCAAAAGCTATTGCCATTTTTCTAATTTCACCATTGCTCTCTCTGATGGAGTAATTGCCGGAATAATCTGCGGATATGAACCCCGTATTGCTACTCACGATATCTTTGCCCGTGCACTCGAAGAGGTAGGAATCGATGAGAGCTACCATGAACGTATCGCGGGATATTTGTTGTGTGAACCTGAAATCGATAACAAAACATGGGTATGTGATTTTATGATGGTTAAACCTGAATTTAAAAGTTTTGAGCTATACAAAGAGATTGTAGGAAAGAGTATGCTCACCGCAAGACTCAAAGGGTACCGAAAAGTACAAGCAATGGTTGAAATCGGTTCCATTGAAACTGAGATGATTTATAAAAAACTCGGTTTTAGCGTTATCGATGAAAAACGGAGTGAGTATTACGAAGAGCAATTTGACCGCCCTGGTATCATGCGCCTTCAAATGACACTATAA
- a CDS encoding cytochrome c → MSKITLRFLVVIFITNVFTFNAFANIPKGQKAYIKNCKVCHGNGIKGAAMHTQVEWEELFSNNGTKIKQAHQKDEKADAFFKTELFSIHYKDIRDFLLYSASDSDQ, encoded by the coding sequence ATGAGCAAAATCACTTTACGTTTCCTTGTAGTCATTTTTATTACTAATGTTTTTACATTTAATGCATTTGCTAATATACCAAAAGGACAAAAAGCGTATATTAAAAATTGCAAAGTTTGTCATGGCAATGGAATTAAAGGTGCTGCAATGCATACCCAAGTAGAGTGGGAGGAACTATTTTCCAATAACGGTACCAAAATCAAACAAGCCCATCAAAAGGATGAAAAAGCTGACGCTTTTTTCAAAACAGAGTTATTTTCAATTCACTACAAAGATATAAGAGACTTTTTATTATATAGTGCATCTGACTCAGACCAATAA
- a CDS encoding response regulator, which yields MEHKPLALLRRLYGSSLFRYIILVYCAIVLLISWAIYEREHTLKLAQIDFQLLEMVYKTNQKFGNHFVDRYTKSTPPTPQEFTRFVSDANHLAHTLNASYLYIVVRDQNDYYFIISNEQTNDPEKGLKVTFWEHYENPPMELKKAYATKQLIFSPVYTDKWGTFHSVFVPMVSPQGKHYVIGADIAVDEIHTLLINVALQTLGIAILFLLLIIPLFILFQRYIRIKERESISHNNMIMQHKLQQHLNHQIAFEQALIDTIPYPLFYKGKDYRFIGVNKAYEETFGISRESLIGKQVLDLEYLPYEDRLLYQAEDEEIINTIGTSRKEMLIPFSDGKNHQTLYWVSGFADPDGNPAGLIGAIVDISELIEAKEAAHAATQAKSEFLANMSHEIRTPMNAIIGMTELALKGKLPEKERHFITKASEASHLLLDIINDILDFSKIEAGKLQIESILFNLEELVISVTDLLGMRAEQKGIELLIDIENNFNKSYSGDPLRLKQILLNLVSNAVKFTAEGEVVIKIRLLEMQHDTQTLRFEVKDTGIGISQDQQNLLFRAFTQADMSTTRKFGGTGLGLAIAKQLVTLMGGTIGFKSSVNQGSTFWFEIPLGITDSENFPIETSAIQRLKVLVVDDNETAREIFHEMLSRFGIDNAICKNAHEALHLLDTGFSADIAILDWKMEEMNGVELYHRINERYSRQITSIIMATAYEKEELLKQFAIERPEKILIKPITPSHLFDTLIEIYGHSRLSHSHPIDTPNDSLIKSLNGLSLLLVEDNESNQEVAYEILTDAKINVSIVSNGQEALEWLLQNPTPDAILMDCQMPIMDGYEATRHIRSDLALPYIPIIAMTANVMDGDEAQCRSVGMDGYITKPIDSSKLYREIALQCHRNIDLDELSKIASFPPIEGVDTQNALQRLSGNDHLYRRLLQKFPHEQYNFSERYTHALQEDTQSAKRLCHTLKSVAAMLGMGLLTQLSREAEFSEHPIAHPLLLAIDTEIQRLSREIETLETHRQHIASSEAPTLTQLNMLLLKLRNGDATAFDDSVILSNSEESELSEAYQWIQKFEFDKAASLISQTLQKEKP from the coding sequence ATGGAACATAAACCCCTCGCACTCTTACGCCGTTTATATGGCTCATCCCTTTTTCGTTACATAATACTCGTATACTGCGCAATCGTTTTATTGATTTCATGGGCTATTTATGAGCGTGAACATACCCTGAAACTGGCACAAATCGATTTTCAATTACTCGAAATGGTCTACAAAACGAACCAAAAATTTGGAAACCATTTTGTTGATCGCTATACCAAATCAACACCCCCCACACCTCAAGAGTTCACTCGTTTTGTTAGTGATGCAAATCATTTAGCACACACCCTAAACGCCTCTTATCTCTATATCGTTGTTCGCGATCAAAATGATTATTATTTTATCATCTCCAATGAACAAACTAACGATCCTGAAAAAGGGTTGAAAGTGACCTTTTGGGAACATTATGAAAATCCTCCGATGGAACTCAAAAAGGCCTACGCAACTAAGCAGTTAATTTTTAGCCCTGTATACACCGATAAGTGGGGGACATTTCACTCTGTTTTTGTCCCGATGGTCTCTCCACAAGGAAAGCACTATGTTATCGGTGCCGATATCGCCGTCGATGAGATTCACACCCTTTTAATCAATGTTGCCCTTCAGACACTTGGGATTGCTATCTTATTTTTATTACTCATCATCCCGTTGTTTATCTTATTTCAACGTTATATTCGAATCAAAGAGCGTGAGAGCATTAGCCATAACAACATGATTATGCAACACAAATTGCAACAGCATCTGAATCACCAAATCGCCTTTGAACAAGCCCTAATCGATACGATTCCCTATCCTCTGTTTTACAAAGGGAAAGATTACCGTTTTATCGGGGTCAACAAAGCGTATGAGGAGACGTTTGGAATCTCCAGAGAGAGCCTCATCGGCAAACAAGTATTGGATTTAGAGTATCTCCCCTATGAAGATCGGCTACTCTACCAAGCCGAAGATGAAGAGATAATCAATACAATCGGAACCTCTCGTAAAGAGATGCTCATCCCTTTTAGTGACGGTAAAAATCATCAAACCCTCTATTGGGTAAGCGGATTTGCAGATCCTGATGGGAATCCTGCCGGATTAATCGGTGCTATCGTCGATATTAGTGAACTTATCGAAGCCAAAGAGGCTGCCCATGCCGCAACGCAAGCAAAGAGTGAATTTTTAGCCAATATGTCCCATGAGATACGAACACCGATGAACGCGATTATCGGGATGACCGAACTCGCACTCAAAGGGAAATTGCCCGAAAAAGAGCGTCACTTTATCACCAAAGCGTCTGAAGCTTCCCATCTTCTCCTCGACATTATCAATGACATTCTCGACTTTTCCAAAATCGAAGCCGGAAAACTCCAAATAGAATCTATCTTGTTTAATCTTGAAGAGTTGGTTATCTCCGTTACAGATTTACTAGGGATGCGTGCGGAACAAAAAGGGATAGAACTCTTAATCGATATTGAAAACAACTTTAACAAAAGCTATAGCGGAGACCCTCTTCGTCTCAAACAAATCCTCCTGAATCTCGTCTCCAATGCGGTAAAATTTACAGCTGAAGGGGAAGTTGTCATTAAAATACGTCTCCTAGAGATGCAACACGATACCCAAACACTCCGATTCGAGGTAAAAGATACCGGTATAGGAATATCCCAAGATCAGCAAAACCTCCTCTTTCGCGCTTTTACCCAAGCCGATATGTCTACAACACGTAAATTTGGGGGAACCGGTTTAGGGCTGGCAATCGCAAAACAGTTAGTCACCCTGATGGGTGGGACGATAGGATTTAAAAGCTCTGTGAATCAAGGGAGTACTTTTTGGTTTGAAATTCCCCTTGGCATAACAGATTCAGAGAATTTCCCAATCGAGACTTCGGCTATTCAACGCTTAAAAGTCCTTGTGGTAGATGATAACGAAACCGCACGGGAAATTTTTCATGAGATGCTCTCACGTTTTGGTATCGACAATGCTATTTGTAAAAATGCTCATGAAGCATTGCATTTATTAGACACTGGGTTTAGTGCCGATATTGCCATTTTGGATTGGAAAATGGAGGAGATGAACGGGGTTGAATTGTATCACCGTATCAATGAACGCTACTCACGACAGATTACCTCCATCATTATGGCGACGGCGTATGAAAAAGAGGAGTTGCTTAAACAATTCGCCATCGAGCGACCTGAAAAAATCTTAATCAAACCAATCACCCCTTCTCATCTTTTTGATACATTGATAGAGATATACGGACATTCACGCCTCAGCCATTCTCATCCGATTGATACCCCTAATGATTCTCTCATTAAATCGCTCAACGGACTCTCTCTTTTGCTAGTCGAAGATAACGAAAGTAATCAAGAGGTCGCCTATGAAATACTCACCGATGCTAAAATAAATGTCTCTATCGTCTCCAACGGGCAAGAGGCTCTCGAGTGGCTCCTCCAAAATCCAACTCCTGATGCCATACTTATGGATTGCCAAATGCCGATTATGGATGGCTATGAAGCGACACGTCATATCCGCAGTGACCTCGCATTACCCTACATACCTATCATCGCTATGACGGCAAATGTTATGGATGGAGATGAAGCACAATGTCGTTCAGTCGGAATGGATGGGTATATCACCAAACCGATTGATTCATCTAAACTCTACCGTGAAATCGCCCTGCAATGTCATCGAAACATCGATTTGGATGAACTCTCTAAGATAGCCTCATTTCCCCCTATCGAAGGAGTTGATACCCAAAACGCCCTCCAACGACTCAGCGGAAACGATCATCTTTATCGACGCCTTCTACAAAAGTTTCCCCATGAACAATACAACTTTAGTGAGCGCTACACCCACGCACTCCAAGAGGATACGCAAAGTGCAAAACGGTTATGCCACACCCTAAAAAGTGTTGCCGCTATGCTTGGGATGGGACTTCTTACCCAACTCTCCCGCGAAGCAGAATTCTCAGAACATCCGATTGCGCACCCCTTACTCCTCGCCATTGACACCGAAATTCAACGGCTCAGTAGAGAGATTGAAACCCTTGAAACCCATCGACAACATATAGCTTCTTCGGAAGCACCAACTCTAACCCAGCTCAATATGCTCTTATTGAAACTTCGAAACGGTGATGCTACGGCGTTTGATGATTCTGTAATATTGTCTAATTCTGAAGAGAGCGAATTGAGCGAAGCGTATCAATGGATACAAAAATTTGAATTCGATAAAGCAGCATCTCTTATCTCTCAAACTCTACAAAAGGAAAAGCCATGA
- a CDS encoding HAMP domain-containing sensor histidine kinase gives MSATSASGINFAKYRTLKSFLILYGIMSVLILALLGLLYYQYAKAVMLSSQRLAMQLESESYVPKLKQWLENDRNLSTFPKDLAYTTALYGYDRKPIISRLNGSDINFKENIYVASGHIYLIVPLLPYGMGEYYLIFETEDDGLWRQQTLEITLTFGIILFLMLVGVGFLLSRLILRPMNEAIALLDDFIKDTTHELNTPVSAILTNLESLDRTQLSESVQKKLGRIEIASRTISTLYDDLTYLILNHDLIIHNEPLDISHLLGERIEYFRHRIEQKKITLKLSITGNVTLSSDRTKMTRVIDNLLSNAIKYNKMGGEILISLTPSTLCIQDNGIGIPKDMIDRVFERYTRADKSVGGFGIGLHIVAMIAKEYGMNITIESEQNQGTKICVEWR, from the coding sequence TTGTCAGCCACAAGCGCCTCGGGTATCAATTTCGCTAAATACCGTACCCTCAAAAGCTTCCTAATCCTCTATGGAATCATGTCGGTTTTGATTCTCGCCCTTCTCGGTCTCCTCTATTATCAGTACGCTAAAGCGGTTATGCTCTCCTCTCAACGCCTCGCGATGCAGTTGGAATCGGAAAGTTATGTCCCTAAACTCAAACAGTGGCTCGAGAACGATCGCAATCTTTCTACTTTCCCAAAAGATTTAGCCTATACCACTGCCCTCTACGGATATGACCGAAAACCAATAATCTCCCGTTTAAATGGCTCCGATATTAATTTCAAAGAAAATATTTACGTCGCATCGGGACATATCTATCTGATTGTCCCCCTCTTACCCTATGGAATGGGGGAATATTATCTGATTTTTGAAACCGAAGACGACGGCTTATGGCGACAACAAACACTCGAAATAACCCTTACTTTCGGAATTATTTTGTTTTTGATGCTCGTCGGAGTAGGTTTCTTGCTCTCCCGTTTGATTCTCCGCCCCATGAACGAAGCGATAGCCCTCCTCGATGATTTTATCAAAGACACCACCCACGAGCTTAACACCCCCGTGAGTGCCATCCTCACCAATTTGGAATCATTAGATAGAACTCAACTCTCCGAATCGGTTCAAAAAAAATTAGGACGTATCGAAATCGCTTCGCGCACCATCTCCACCCTCTACGATGATCTCACCTATCTCATCCTCAACCACGATCTCATCATCCACAATGAACCGCTCGATATTTCCCACCTCTTAGGGGAACGTATCGAGTATTTTCGCCACCGTATCGAGCAAAAAAAGATTACCCTAAAACTCTCTATCACAGGTAACGTCACCCTCTCCAGTGATCGAACCAAAATGACCCGTGTTATCGATAATCTCCTCTCCAATGCGATTAAATACAACAAAATGGGCGGCGAGATACTCATCTCCCTCACCCCATCCACCCTCTGCATCCAAGACAACGGCATCGGTATCCCCAAAGATATGATTGATCGGGTGTTTGAACGTTACACCCGCGCCGATAAAAGTGTTGGGGGATTTGGGATAGGATTACACATCGTCGCGATGATTGCCAAAGAGTACGGGATGAACATCACCATCGAATCGGAACAAAATCAAGGGACGAAGATTTGTGTGGAGTGGAGATAA
- a CDS encoding c-type cytochrome yields the protein MSKTTSSLLAILLAVGTMVSTASADIKKGQKAYLKTCKNCHGNGTKGAAMHTQDEWEELFANGGAKIVKAHAKDKSSAFFNGDGFKSQAQDLRDFLFEYGSDSGNVPTC from the coding sequence ATGTCTAAAACAACTTCATCTCTTTTAGCGATTCTACTCGCTGTTGGAACAATGGTATCAACTGCCTCAGCTGATATTAAAAAAGGGCAAAAGGCCTATCTCAAAACGTGTAAGAATTGCCACGGCAACGGAACAAAAGGTGCCGCTATGCATACACAAGATGAATGGGAAGAACTTTTCGCAAACGGCGGAGCAAAAATCGTCAAAGCTCATGCAAAAGATAAATCATCTGCATTTTTTAACGGTGATGGTTTCAAAAGTCAAGCGCAAGATTTACGCGATTTCTTGTTTGAATACGGTTCTGATTCAGGCAACGTACCGACCTGTTAA
- a CDS encoding cytochrome-c peroxidase, which produces MKTFILSAIVATSLMGASLIDDAKTAGLKPIPSNIKALEKLTSNPKNPTTAAKVELGKMLYFEPRLSKSGLISCNSCHNLAIGGTDGMAAAIGHKWTANPHHLSSPTVYNAVFYSQQFWDGRSPHLEDQAQGPIQAGPEMAAPKDFVVGVVTSMPEYVTLFQKAYGKDVKITFEKIADTIAVFERTLVTPSRYDDFLNGKKNALTATEQKGLKTFITKGCATCHNDIALGGTMQAFGVVAPYKHMNVGDFKGDKNGMVRVPTLRNVTQTAPYFHNGQMTTLTDAIKEMGRIQLGVDINDNETVEIETFLKALEGKKPTVVYPMLPASTAKTPKVDVVNN; this is translated from the coding sequence ATGAAAACATTCATTTTATCAGCAATAGTTGCCACATCACTTATGGGAGCATCCCTCATCGATGACGCTAAAACAGCCGGTTTAAAACCGATTCCATCGAACATAAAAGCTCTCGAAAAACTCACCTCTAACCCTAAAAACCCAACCACTGCCGCAAAAGTAGAATTGGGAAAAATGCTTTATTTTGAACCGCGTCTCTCTAAAAGCGGCTTGATTAGCTGTAACAGCTGTCACAATCTTGCCATTGGCGGAACAGACGGCATGGCTGCTGCTATCGGGCATAAATGGACTGCTAATCCACACCATTTGAGTTCACCGACGGTTTATAATGCTGTATTTTATAGCCAACAATTTTGGGACGGACGCTCTCCGCATCTCGAAGACCAAGCCCAAGGGCCGATTCAAGCAGGACCTGAGATGGCAGCACCGAAAGATTTCGTAGTCGGCGTGGTTACCTCTATGCCTGAGTACGTTACACTGTTCCAAAAAGCGTACGGCAAAGATGTCAAAATTACGTTTGAAAAAATCGCTGATACCATCGCCGTGTTTGAACGTACATTAGTAACTCCATCACGCTACGATGATTTCTTGAACGGAAAGAAAAACGCACTTACAGCTACAGAGCAAAAAGGGCTTAAAACCTTTATTACCAAAGGGTGTGCTACCTGTCATAACGACATCGCACTTGGCGGAACAATGCAAGCTTTCGGTGTGGTCGCTCCGTATAAACACATGAACGTAGGCGATTTCAAAGGGGATAAAAACGGGATGGTACGTGTACCGACATTACGTAATGTGACACAAACCGCACCTTATTTCCACAACGGTCAAATGACAACACTCACAGATGCAATCAAAGAGATGGGTCGTATCCAACTCGGTGTTGATATCAATGATAACGAAACAGTAGAAATCGAAACATTTTTAAAAGCGTTAGAGGGTAAAAAACCGACGGTTGTTTATCCAATGTTGCCGGCTTCTACCGCTAAAACTCCTAAAGTGGATGTTGTTAATAATTAA
- a CDS encoding radical SAM protein → MNLTLSLTHACQLRCNYCYAGEKIDKRMNEETAMRAIDFAFEYPSQEMILGFFGGEPLLEWDLLQKSVERVEEKAKNTNTYLTKTLTTNGLLLDEAKALWLSQHGFHIALSLDGNEKMHSTHRVFANQASSFEHTFSALNIIKKYFDSNHFTIITVVTPQNVHHLYESVVELVEQHGVNHFTLSPNLYTTWDEGETLWQEQYARIGEYVISSYEKGTPISVSFIDRKIEATLNEHCRVCSFGEMEIAVAPSGNIYPCERLIGDDSGAVLLGNVHGGFDIPKRQEILRARGCAYSECETCEIQTRCQNSCGCTNYSLSGEINLPTPILCFNEKLSISIADYVYSQLSENSYFIERWS, encoded by the coding sequence ATGAACCTCACTCTCTCCCTCACTCACGCTTGTCAACTCCGATGCAATTACTGTTATGCAGGGGAGAAAATCGATAAACGGATGAATGAAGAGACCGCGATGCGTGCTATCGATTTTGCGTTTGAGTACCCATCGCAGGAGATGATACTCGGATTTTTCGGGGGTGAACCGTTGTTGGAGTGGGATTTACTTCAAAAATCGGTAGAGAGAGTCGAAGAAAAAGCCAAAAATACCAATACCTATCTTACCAAAACCCTCACAACGAATGGATTATTGTTGGATGAGGCAAAAGCTTTATGGTTATCTCAACATGGTTTTCATATCGCCCTTTCTCTCGATGGGAACGAAAAAATGCACAGCACCCACAGAGTGTTTGCTAACCAAGCCTCTTCATTTGAGCACACATTCTCAGCTCTCAATATCATCAAAAAATATTTTGATTCTAACCATTTCACGATTATCACAGTGGTTACCCCTCAAAATGTACATCATCTTTATGAATCGGTGGTAGAATTAGTAGAGCAACACGGGGTGAACCATTTTACCCTTAGTCCGAATCTTTATACTACTTGGGATGAGGGAGAAACTCTTTGGCAAGAGCAGTATGCGCGTATCGGAGAATATGTGATTTCCTCTTATGAAAAAGGGACTCCTATCTCGGTGAGTTTTATCGACCGAAAAATCGAAGCGACCCTTAATGAGCATTGTCGTGTTTGCAGTTTTGGAGAGATGGAGATTGCCGTTGCCCCATCGGGCAATATCTACCCATGCGAACGGTTGATTGGGGATGATTCGGGTGCCGTATTACTGGGTAATGTCCATGGTGGATTTGACATCCCAAAACGTCAAGAAATCTTGCGTGCACGCGGATGTGCTTATAGTGAATGTGAAACGTGCGAAATACAAACACGGTGTCAAAACAGTTGCGGTTGTACCAACTATAGCCTCAGCGGAGAGATTAATCTTCCGACACCGATTTTGTGTTTTAATGAAAAGCTTTCAATATCGATTGCGGATTATGTATATTCTCAGCTGAGTGAAAACAGCTATTTTATAGAGAGATGGAGCTGA
- a CDS encoding L,D-transpeptidase family protein yields MIKFSSLFLFLSSFSVVWGFEQLVVIIAPEMNSTRATLQRYEKNGSWEKIGSSVEVTLGRSGLGYADEGEPQKHEGDGRSPLGLFSVDASFGYSSEPNSHLPYYYADESLICVDDIEDKKYNKMALLDPVKPPKSFEMMHRTDEVYTHGAVINYNTKGVRGRGSCIFFHLNNKAHKPTSGCSAMDEASLLEMLRWFDPLKQPHLLQIPLSECGKYQKEFVGIECE; encoded by the coding sequence ATGATTAAATTTTCTTCTCTTTTTCTATTTTTATCATCATTCTCCGTTGTATGGGGGTTTGAACAGCTTGTGGTTATTATTGCTCCAGAGATGAATTCGACGCGTGCAACGTTGCAACGGTATGAAAAAAATGGGTCGTGGGAAAAAATAGGCTCTTCGGTAGAGGTAACGTTAGGGCGTAGTGGTTTGGGATATGCCGATGAGGGTGAACCTCAAAAACACGAAGGGGATGGTCGTTCTCCCTTAGGACTCTTTTCGGTTGATGCGAGTTTCGGATACTCTAGTGAACCAAATTCCCATCTACCTTATTATTATGCGGATGAGTCACTTATCTGCGTGGATGATATTGAGGATAAAAAATACAATAAAATGGCTCTTTTAGACCCTGTTAAACCTCCGAAAAGTTTTGAAATGATGCATCGAACTGATGAGGTGTATACCCACGGAGCGGTGATAAACTATAACACCAAAGGGGTACGAGGGAGAGGCTCATGCATTTTTTTCCATCTCAATAACAAAGCCCATAAACCCACTTCCGGTTGCAGTGCGATGGATGAAGCTTCGTTGTTGGAGATGCTACGTTGGTTTGACCCGTTAAAACAACCGCATCTATTACAAATACCGCTGAGTGAATGCGGGAAATATCAAAAAGAGTTTGTGGGGATAGAGTGTGAATAA